A single Sorex araneus isolate mSorAra2 chromosome 8, mSorAra2.pri, whole genome shotgun sequence DNA region contains:
- the OVOL3 gene encoding putative transcription factor ovo-like protein 3 gives MPRVFLVRSRRPQPPNWGHLPDQLRGDAYVPGCSSLGGLPAHQPSNLGDSWVAPTQGTLAATSRVSGTLGCPLCPKAFPLQRMLTRHLKCHSPARRHLCRCCGKGFHDAFDLKRHMRTHTGIRPFRCGACGKAFTQRCSLEAHLAKVHGQPASYAYRERREKLHVCEDCGFTSARPDAYAQHRALHRAPETRRPDSDP, from the exons ATGCCCCGTGTCTTCCTGGTTAGGAGTCGGCGCCCGCAGCCCCCCAACTGGGGTCACCTACCTGACCAGCTCCGGGGAGATGCCTATGTCCCAG GCTGCAGCAGCCTCGGGGGGCTGCCGGCACACCAGCCTTCCAACCTGGGGGACTCATGGGTGGCG CCCACACAGGGCACTCTGGCTGCCACGTCCAGGGTCTCCGGGACACTTggctgccccctctgccccaagGCCTTCCCACTGCAGCGCATGCTAACCCGGCACCTAAAGTGCCACAGCCCTGCACGCCGCCATCTGTGTCGCTGTTGTGGCAAAGGCTTCCACGATGCCTTCGACCTCAAGCGTCACATGAGGACTCACACTG GGATCCGACCATTCCGCTGCGGAGCCTGCGGAAAAGCATTTACCCAGCGCTGCTCACTGGAAGCACATCTGGCCAAGGTGCATGGGCAGCCGGCCAGCTACGCATACCGCGAGCGGCGGGAGAAGCTGCATGTGTGCGAGGACTGCGGCTTTACCAGTGCTAGGCCCGATGCCTACGCCCAACACCGCGCCCTGCACCGGGCCCCTGAAACCCGGCGCCCCGACTCTGACCcgtga
- the POLR2I gene encoding DNA-directed RNA polymerase II subunit RPB9: protein MEPDGTYEPGFVGIRFCQECNNMLYPKEDKENRILLYACRNCDYQQEADNSCIYVNKITHEVDELTQIIADVSQDPTLPRTEDHPCQKCGHKEAVFFQSHSARAEDAMRLYYVCTAPHCGHRWTE from the exons ATGGAACCGGACGGGACCTACGAGCCCGGCTTCGTGGGGATCCGCTTCTGCCAAGAATG TAACAACATGCTTTACCCCAAGGAAGACAAGGAGAACCGCATTCTGCTCTACGCG TGCCGGAATTGCGATTACCAGCAGGAAGCCGATAATAGCTGCATCTATGTCAACAAAATTACGCACGAAGTGGA CGAACTGACCCAGATCATCGCCGACGTGTCCCAGGACCCCACCTTGCCGCGGACCGAGGACCACCCGTGCCAAAA GTGTGGCCACAAGGAGGCGGTGTTCTTCCAGTCGCACAGTGCCCGGGCCGAG GACGCAATGCGCCTGTACTACGTGTGCACAGCCCCACACTGCGGCCACCGCTGGACCGAGTGA
- the TBCB gene encoding tubulin-folding cofactor B yields the protein MELAGVSAPTVTVFISSSLNSFRSEKRYNRSLTIAEFKCKLELVVGSPASCMELELYGVDDKFFGKLDREDALLGSYPVDDGCRIHVIDHSGARLGEYEDVSKIEKYEVSQEAYDQREDSVRSFLKRSKLGRYNEEERAQREAEAVQRLAKEKAQASTIPVGSRCEVQVLGHPPRRGTVMYVGNTDFKPGYWVGVRYDEPLGKNDGSVNGKRYFECQAKYGAFVKPSVVTVGDFPEEDYGLDEM from the exons ATGGAGTTAGCCGGGGTGTCGGCGCCGACGGTCACCGTTTTCATCAGCAGCTCTCTCAACAGCTTCCGCTCCGAAAAGCGATATAACCGTAGCCTCACGATAGCGGAGTTCAAG TGTAAACTGGAGCTGGTGGTGGGTAGCCCTGCCTCTTGTATGGAATTGGAGCTGTATGGAGTTGACGACAAGTTCTTCGGCAAGCTGGATCGAGAGGATGCGCTTTTGGGCTCATACCCCGTAGACGACGGCTGCCGCATCCAC GTCATCGACCACAGCGGTGCACGCCTGGGGGAGTATGAAGATGTGTCCAAGATCGAAAAATACGAGGTGTCACAAGAAGCCTATGACCAGAGGGAAG ACTCAGTCCGTTCCTTCCTGAAGCGCAGCAAACTGGGCCGGTACAACGAAGAGGAGCGGGCACAACGGGAAGCTGAGGCCGTCCAGCGCCTGGCCAAGGAGAAGGCCCAGGCCAGCACCATCCCCGTGGGCAGCCGCTGTGAGGTGCAGGTGCTCGGGCACCCCCCGAGGCGGGGCACCGTCATGTATGTAG GAAACACAGATTTCAAGCCTGGCTACTGGGTTGGCGTCCGCTATGATGAGCCGCTAGGAAAGAATGATGGCAG TGTGAATGGGAAACGCTACTTCGAATGCCAAGCCAAGTACGGCGCCTTCGTCAAGCCATCGGTAGTGACGGTCGGAGACTTCCCTGAAGAGGACTACGGGCTGGATGAGATGTGA